The genomic region CCCGGATCCTGGCCACGCTGCGGGGGTTCTACCGGTTTCGCATGGACGAGGGCAGCGGGAGCAACGATCCCACGGCAGGGGTCCGGCGGCCGCCGATCCCCGACCGGCTACCCAAGGCGCTCACCGAAGACCAGATCGATCTCCTGCTGCAGGCCACAGCTGGGCCGAGTGGTGTGGATCGTCGTGACCGCGCCCTGCTGGAGGTGCTGTACGGCACGGGGATACGGGTGGGGGAGCTTGTCGGCTTGAGCCTGGGCGACGTGGAGCACGACACCGGCCTGCTCCGTGTCCTCGGCAAAGGCGCCAAGGAGCGGCTGGTGCCGCTCGGGCGGTGTGCACGTGCCGCGCTCGACGAATGGCTCGACGTGGGTGGCCGCCCGCAGATGGAGCCTGAGCGCTGGGCCCGGAGAGGCGATGCCGAGGCGGTGTTCCTCAACCAGCGAGGTGGCCGGCTCACCCGCCAGGGGGTGTCTCTGGTCGTCGCCGGGCGGGCTCGCCGGGCGGGCCTGCCCCGATCGCTGCACCCGCATGTGCTGCGCCACTCGTGCGCCACCCACATGCTCGCCCACGGCGCCGATATCCGGGTGGTGCAGGAGCTGCTCGGCCACGCATCGATCGCTACGACGCAGGTGTACACGCGGGTGTCGATGGAGCACCTGCGCACCGTCTACGAATCGGCGCACCCGAGGGCTCGTCCGCGAACGGCCTGACCGGCCCGACCAGCGCGACCGCTGTGGAGCATGAGGAGCAGTAAAGTCGGTGTCGTGACGAACGACGCCCCTGCCGTCGACTTCCGCGAGGTGCTGGAGCTGGAGCGTACCGAGCTGCGTGCCCGCCTGGCCGAGCTGGGGCCCGGCGCAGCCGGTGGGCTGAGCTATGACTCCAACTTTGCCGACACCAGCCAGGTGACTGCCGAGCGGGGGGAGGCCGAAGCGCTGGCCGCTACCTTGCAAGAGACCTTGGCGGAAGTGGAGACTGCTCTGCAGAAGCTCGTCGACGGCACGTACGGTGCATGCGAGGATTGCGGTGCGCCGATCGGGCCGGCCCGCCTCGAGGCGATGCCGGCAGCCCGCTACTGCATCGCCTGCGCAGCCAAGCACTGAGCTTGCCATCGGTGGCCCGGGGGGAGCAGCCTTCACCACACCGGGAGCAGGCACACCACGATCGAGGGACCACGTGGCTGGTCCTCGGTGCGTTGGCGGCCGTCGTCACCCTGGCCTCCGTGAACGTCGTGCACCTGCGTGCCTTTCCGGTCATCGTGTTCTGCACGCTCGTGCCTTCGGTGATCCTTCACGAGGTGTCCCACGGTGTCCTCGCACTGGCCTTCGGCGACGACACGGCGAAGCGGGCCGGGCGGCTCACCTTGAACCCCCTGCCACACATCGACCCGTTCGGCACGGTGGTGCTGCCCGCGCTGCTGGCCATCACCAACGTGGGAGCCTTCGGGTGGGCGAAACCGGTCCCGGTCACCATCAGTCGTCTGCGGCGGCCGCGTGACCATGGCCTGCTGGTCTCTCTCGTCGGGCCGGCGGTCAACGTGCTGCTGGCAGGCGGCCTGGCGCTGCTGTACCGGTTCGTCGTGCCCTCTGGCGACCGGGCGATCCCCATCCTCCACCTCCAACCGCTGTGGGCGCAGATCCTGTTCGTCGGGGCGTATGTCAACGTGATCCTGGCCGTCTTCAACCTGATCCCCCTACCCCCGCTCGATGGGGCCGCAGTGCTCGAACGCATGATCCCGGTCCGCATGCTGGCCGGGTACTACCGGCTCCGGCCGTACACGCTCGTCCTGCCGCTCGCGCTGGTCGTGGTGCTCAACGCCGACCCAAGCCTGGCCAGCGCCGTGTTCTCCCCAGTGGTCGATCACCTCGGCGTGGTGCTCGGCACGCGGCTGTCGGGTCTCTGACCACCCGCCGCCGACGCGCATCCCCGGGCACGCCGCCCGGGGCATGTCAGGGGGCATGTCAGGGGGCGAAGCCTTTGGGTGGCACGAGGAACCCGGCTGCCCGCATGGCGCGGTCGAGCGTGGCATCTGCCACTGTGGCGGCCCTCGCGGCACCCGCCGCCAGGATCTGCTCGATCTGGTGGGGATCCGTGGACAGCACCGCATAGCGCTCCTGCAAGGGCTGCAGGAGCTCGACCAGCGCCTCGACCACATCGCGCTTGAGGGATCCGTAGTCGCCGTACCGGTCGGCAGCGGCGATCGGGTCCTCGCAGCGGGCGGCGCCCAGCAGGTCGAGGAGGTTCGACACTCCCGGCTTGGTCACCGGGTCGTAGCGGACCTGGCCCTCGGTGTCGGTGACCGCCTTGCGGACCTTGCGCGCCACGTCGTCGGGAGTGTCGAGGATGTCGATCGTGCCGAGGGGCGACCCGACCGACTTGGACATCTTCCGGGTCGGCTCCTGCAGGTCCATGACCCTGGCGGCGACATCCGGCACAGCCGCCTCGGGCACGACGAACGTCTGGCCGTAGCGGTGGTTGAACCGGGCAGCCACCGTCCGGGTCAGCTCGAGGTGCTGGCGCTGGTCGTCTCCTACGGGTACCCGATCGGCGTCGTACAGCAGGATGTCGGCTGCCATGAGCGCCGGATAGGTGAACAGGCCCGCCCGCACCGTCTCGCTGTTGCCCCCCTTGTCCTTGAACTGGGTCATCCGGCGTAGCTCCCCGAACGTCGCCGTGCACTCGAGCAGCCAGGCCAACCGGGGGTGGGCGGCGACGTGGCTTTGCACGAAGAGCGTGCAGTCCTCGGGATCGAGACCTGCAGCCAGCAGGCCCGCCGCCGCGTCGAGGGTCCGTCCCGCCAGCAGGCGAGGATCCTGGTCGAGGGTGAGACTGTGGAGATCCACGACGCAGAAGAACGCTTCGTGGGAGCGCTGGTCGGTCACCCACCCCCGGACCGCACCAAGATAATTGCCGAGGTGCAGCACCCCGCTCGGCTGGACGCCCGAAAGGACCCGTGTCATGGCCCGCCATGGTACGACGCTGCGGCCAACGCCATGCGCGCCGACTCACCCGGGCTCCGATAACGTCGATCCGGTGGCCGCCAACATCTGCATCCCGGTGTTCGAAGGGCCGTTCGACGTGCTGTTGCAGCTCGTCACCGACCACAAGCTCGACGTGTACGACATCCCGATCGCCGAAGTCGTGGACCGGTTCGTCGCCGAGATGTCGGCTCGCCGCCCCCTCGAGCTGCATGTCGCCACCGAGTTCTTGGTGATCGCCGCCATCCTGGTGGAGATGAAGTCGCGCAAGCTGCTCCCCGGCCCCGATGCGGTGGACCCCGACGACGAGCTGTGCGGGTTCGAGGCGCGCGACCGCCTGCTCGCCCGGCTTCTCGAGCTGCAGGCCTACGCTGCAGCCTCCGACGCCTTCGCCGTGCTCATGGAGC from Terriglobia bacterium harbors:
- a CDS encoding TraR/DksA C4-type zinc finger protein — its product is MRSSKVGVVTNDAPAVDFREVLELERTELRARLAELGPGAAGGLSYDSNFADTSQVTAERGEAEALAATLQETLAEVETALQKLVDGTYGACEDCGAPIGPARLEAMPAARYCIACAAKH
- a CDS encoding tyrosine recombinase, producing MIPRPARPSATLGAEAEEFLTWLAVEQGRAPNTIAAYRRDLVDFECYLKDAGGAHQRSDSRMVENYLARRRSEGLAPASLARILATLRGFYRFRMDEGSGSNDPTAGVRRPPIPDRLPKALTEDQIDLLLQATAGPSGVDRRDRALLEVLYGTGIRVGELVGLSLGDVEHDTGLLRVLGKGAKERLVPLGRCARAALDEWLDVGGRPQMEPERWARRGDAEAVFLNQRGGRLTRQGVSLVVAGRARRAGLPRSLHPHVLRHSCATHMLAHGADIRVVQELLGHASIATTQVYTRVSMEHLRTVYESAHPRARPRTA
- the trpS gene encoding tryptophan--tRNA ligase; the protein is MTRVLSGVQPSGVLHLGNYLGAVRGWVTDQRSHEAFFCVVDLHSLTLDQDPRLLAGRTLDAAAGLLAAGLDPEDCTLFVQSHVAAHPRLAWLLECTATFGELRRMTQFKDKGGNSETVRAGLFTYPALMAADILLYDADRVPVGDDQRQHLELTRTVAARFNHRYGQTFVVPEAAVPDVAARVMDLQEPTRKMSKSVGSPLGTIDILDTPDDVARKVRKAVTDTEGQVRYDPVTKPGVSNLLDLLGAARCEDPIAAADRYGDYGSLKRDVVEALVELLQPLQERYAVLSTDPHQIEQILAAGAARAATVADATLDRAMRAAGFLVPPKGFAP
- a CDS encoding site-2 protease family protein, giving the protein MAAVVTLASVNVVHLRAFPVIVFCTLVPSVILHEVSHGVLALAFGDDTAKRAGRLTLNPLPHIDPFGTVVLPALLAITNVGAFGWAKPVPVTISRLRRPRDHGLLVSLVGPAVNVLLAGGLALLYRFVVPSGDRAIPILHLQPLWAQILFVGAYVNVILAVFNLIPLPPLDGAAVLERMIPVRMLAGYYRLRPYTLVLPLALVVVLNADPSLASAVFSPVVDHLGVVLGTRLSGL